A single Macadamia integrifolia cultivar HAES 741 unplaced genomic scaffold, SCU_Mint_v3 scaffold930, whole genome shotgun sequence DNA region contains:
- the LOC122070459 gene encoding nuclear transcription factor Y subunit A-10-like: MQTISAKEHGRNFNNPIFQLSPVTSVPWWSAALGSQPVYPAPHKENSDGKDYVKAQKAQQFTSILSRQSSQPQYQASVELGLAQPMVCTNYPYIDQCYGVFTAYGAQTAGRMLLPLNMTTDDGPIYVNAKQYHGIIKRRQSRAKAEIENKAVKNRKPYLHESRHLHALRRARGCGGRFLKTKNPNSGKVGTNASKASEGKLSESNGSPSSEGLQSKSGNLNSSKKASGGGSNLSGSEVTSVYSGDLNQFQGEHLRLSTFRSLSNIMVSGQGVNMSNKWVAADGCCDLLKI, from the exons ATGCAGACCATTTCTGCCAAAGAACATGGAAGAAATTTCAATAATCCCATTTTTCAGCTCTCCCCAGTTACTTCTGTGCCTTGGTGGAGTGCTGCTCTTGGATCACAGCCTGTCTATCCTGCGCCGCATAAGGAGAACA GTGATGGAAAAGACTATGTGAAGGCGCAAAAAGCTCAGCAATTTACTTCAATCTTATCTCGGCAATCATCTCAGCCTCAGTACCAAGCTAGTGTTGAACTAGGACTTGCTCAACCAATG GTTTGCACAAACTATCCCTATATAGATCAATGTTATGGTGTGTTCACAGCCTATGGAGCTCAAACAGcg GGCCGCATGTTATTGCCATTAAATATGACAACAGATGATGGACCCATTTATGTAAATGCTAAGCAGTACCATGGAATCATTAAGCGCAGGCAATCTCGTGCAAAGGCCGAGATAGAGAATAAAGCGGTCAAAAATCGGAAG CCTTATCTACATGAATCACGTCATCTCCATGCACTGCGTCGAGCAAGGGGATGCGGTGGCCGCTTCCTGAAGACAAAGAATCCAAACAGTGGGAAGGTTGGGACTAATGCTAGCAAAGCAAGTGAGGGGAAACTTTCAGAGTCTAATGGCTCCCCAAGTTCTGAAGGTCTACAGTCCAAGAGTGGCAATTTAAATTCATCAAAGAAGGCATCTGGTGGTGGTTCAAATCTGTCAGGGTCAGAAGTGACTAGTGTGTACTCTGGAGATCTCAATCAGTTTCAGGGTGAGCATCTGCGCCTATCTACTTTTCGCTCTCTCTCAAACATCATGGTAAGTGGGCAGGGTGTCAATATGTCCAACAAGTGGGTTGCAGCAGATGGCTGCTGTGACCTCCTCAAAATTTGA